One Oncorhynchus keta strain PuntledgeMale-10-30-2019 unplaced genomic scaffold, Oket_V2 Un_contig_4287_pilon_pilon, whole genome shotgun sequence DNA segment encodes these proteins:
- the LOC127924559 gene encoding B9 domain-containing protein 1-like, which translates to MFVPESTSRLQKFTSWLLGRRPEFTDPKVVAQGEGREVTRVRSQGFVSLSFHIVTKDMKRLGYDTTPSETSHTAAAGIGLGDQAYST; encoded by the exons ATGTTTGTTCCTGAATCCACATCAAGACTACAGAAATTCACAAG ttGGCTGCTGGGGCGACGTCCAGAGTTCACCGATCCTAAAGTCGTGGCCCAGGGAGAGGgcagagaag TGACCAGGGTCCGTTCTCAGGGTTtcgtctccctctccttccacatTGTGACTAAAGACATGAAGAGACTGGGTTACGACACCACACCTTCCGAGACCTCACACACTGCTGCTGCAGGCATCGGACTGGGAGACCAGGCCTACAGCACGtga